From the genome of Candidatus Marinimicrobia bacterium CG08_land_8_20_14_0_20_45_22, one region includes:
- a CDS encoding YigZ family protein — MIVLKQIVKNCTYQTKIQNSKFIAYCTKVNSAETVRKRIAEIEDEHRKADHICWAYRIFQNNDVVAHSSDAGEPHCSAGPPILSAIEGRELVDVVCIVVRYFGGNKLGIGGLIRAYGSTAGKALDQSGAEGYEIMTALVIGSPMDKYSDVMRILRKYSAEFQQGFDDRLITFTVRIPLRKREDLLADLRSIPEIHFT; from the coding sequence ATTATCGTGTTGAAACAAATCGTTAAAAATTGCACTTATCAGACCAAAATCCAGAATTCCAAATTCATTGCTTACTGTACGAAAGTCAATTCTGCTGAGACGGTTCGGAAGCGCATTGCAGAAATCGAAGATGAACACCGAAAAGCCGACCATATTTGTTGGGCGTACCGCATTTTTCAGAATAACGATGTCGTTGCGCACAGTTCGGATGCAGGAGAACCGCATTGTTCCGCGGGTCCGCCCATTCTGTCCGCTATTGAAGGAAGAGAACTGGTTGATGTGGTTTGTATCGTCGTTCGTTATTTCGGTGGTAACAAACTGGGAATCGGCGGATTGATTCGAGCTTATGGAAGCACGGCGGGAAAAGCGCTGGATCAATCCGGAGCAGAGGGTTATGAAATCATGACGGCGCTAGTTATTGGATCGCCAATGGACAAATACTCCGATGTTATGCGAATTTTGCGGAAATATTCTGCGGAATTCCAGCAGGGATTTGATGACCGATTGATTACTTTTACGGTGCGGATTCCCTTGCGAAAGCGTGAAGATTTATTAGCGGATTTGAGAAGCATTCCGGAGATTCATTTCACTTAA